A section of the Hemibagrus wyckioides isolate EC202008001 linkage group LG04, SWU_Hwy_1.0, whole genome shotgun sequence genome encodes:
- the cetp gene encoding cholesteryl ester transfer protein isoform X2 yields MNIPEMKRNTEGPGVGLLLLFCLAGVGHSCVDPESAYRLTGIVCRLTYPAAAVLNEKTTEVIQAAFQHAKYPSIQGEKSVPFMGKLKYGINNLEIYNLTIGKSEFELQENEGIAITISNVSVVFKGTITYEYGSSLFSLSQSLDFDIESQSDLVISFKLYCGKSRVAADTSDCYLTFHKLLLLLQGDREPGWLKKVFTNFITLTVKLVVKGQICKEINKVANILADFIQDTAEQFLSNGNISVDIGITSSPVITTNYIESYHKGLVSYNSSTSAIKDSVFKPEQISEDRSLYFWLSDVSLDTLITAAYHDGRFVKNISRTELTDMFLIQLSIDRPNLVSKWLLSEEPMLRAWSASVPRFWTTPQGSSVRVVAAVELSSAKQDSPVLYFETEMEVSVRASYAEKKVILKATPVYISTSNFSISEGVTEGLSAYLQEAVEKIGIPKVGSYLEAATTAVMDKQGLNLFDLINPEVIPYNGYVLVQMDFGFPQHLLVEFLKEMLE; encoded by the exons ATGAACATTccagagatgaagaggaacacaGAGGGACCAGGTGTAGGATTGCTCCTGCTTTTTTGTCTGGCTGGAGTTGGACACTCGTGTGTGGATCCTGAATCGGCCTACAGGCTTACCGGCATTGTGTGTAGGCTCACATACCCTGCGgctgctgtgt TAAATGAAAAAACCACAGAAGTAATCCAGGCTGCATTCCAGCATGCTAAATATCCAAGTATTCAGGGGGAGAAGTCAGTTCCATTCATGGGCAAGCTGAAGTATGGAATAAACAA TCTGGAGATCTACAATCTAACAATTGGAAAAAGTGAATTTGAGCTGCAGGAGAATGAAGGCATTGCCATCACTATCTCCAATGTATCTGTTGTTTTTAAGGGGACCATTACATATGAATACGGGAGCAGTCT CTTCTCACTAAGCCAGTCACTTGATTTTGACATTGAGTCCCAAAGTGATTTAGTCATCAGTTTTAAGCTAT actgtGGGAAAAGCAGAGTAGCTGCAGACACGTCTGATTGCTACCTTACTTTTCACAAGCTGCTACTCCTACTGCAAGGTGACCGAGA GCCTGGCTGGTTGAAAAAAGTGTTTACTAATTTCATCACTCTCACAGTAAAGCTGGTTGTAAAGGGGCAA ATATGTAAGGAAATAAACAAGGTGGCAAATATCCTGGCAGATTTTATTCAGGACACTGCAG AGCAGTTTTTGAGTAATGGAAACATCTCTGTGGATATTGGTATAACCTCTTCTCCCGTCATCACCACCAATTACATTGAGTCTTACCACAAG ggTCTAGTAAGCTATAATAGCAGCACCTCAGCGATCAAAGACTCTGTGTTTAAGCCAGAGCAGATTTCAGAGGACCGCAGCCTATACTTTTGGCTCTCTGATGTTTCCCTTGACACTCTAATAACGGCAGCATACCACGATGGACGATTCGTCAAAAACATCTCTAGAACAGAGCTCACT GACATGTTCCTGATACAGCTATCCATAGACAGGCCTAATTTAGTGAGCAAG TGGCTATTGTCTGAGGAACCGATGCTAAGAGCATGGAGTGCATCAGTGCCTCGTTTCTGGACGACACCGCAAGGCTCATCTGTCAGGGTAGTGGCTGCAGTGGAGCTCTCTTCAGCAAAGCAGGACAGTCCTGTGCTTTACTTTGAGACG GAAATGGAAGTATCTGTAAGAGCCTCTTATGCTGAAAAGAAAGTCATCCTGAAGGCCACACCAGTGTA TATATCTACATCAAACTTTTCCATCTCAGAAGGTGTTACTGAG GGCTTAAGTGCTTATCTTCAGGAAGCTGTTGAGAAGATTGGGATCCCTAAAGTCGGATCCT ATCTAGaggcagcaacaacagcagtgATGGACAAGCAGGGCCTCAATCTATTTGACCTCATCAATCCGGAAGTAATACCATATAAT GGTTATGTCTTGGTGCAGATGGACTTTGGTTTCCCACAGCATCTACTGGTGGAGTTCCTCAAGGAGATGCTGGAGTAA
- the cetp gene encoding cholesteryl ester transfer protein isoform X1, producing the protein MNIPEMKRNTEGPGVGLLLLFCLAGVGHSCVDPESAYRLTGIVCRLTYPAAAVLNEKTTEVIQAAFQHAKYPSIQGEKSVPFMGKLKYGINNLEIYNLTIGKSEFELQENEGIAITISNVSVVFKGTITYEYGSSLFSLSQSLDFDIESQSDLVISFKLYCGKSRVAADTSDCYLTFHKLLLLLQGDREPGWLKKVFTNFITLTVKLVVKGQICKEINKVANILADFIQDTAEQFLSNGNISVDIGITSSPVITTNYIESYHKGLVSYNSSTSAIKDSVFKPEQISEDRSLYFWLSDVSLDTLITAAYHDGRFVKNISRTELTDMFLIQLSIDRPNLVSKWLLSEEPMLRAWSASVPRFWTTPQGSSVRVVAAVELSSAKQDSPVLYFETEMEVSVRASYAEKKVILKATPVYISTSNFSISEGVTEKGLSAYLQEAVEKIGIPKVGSYLEAATTAVMDKQGLNLFDLINPEVIPYNGYVLVQMDFGFPQHLLVEFLKEMLE; encoded by the exons ATGAACATTccagagatgaagaggaacacaGAGGGACCAGGTGTAGGATTGCTCCTGCTTTTTTGTCTGGCTGGAGTTGGACACTCGTGTGTGGATCCTGAATCGGCCTACAGGCTTACCGGCATTGTGTGTAGGCTCACATACCCTGCGgctgctgtgt TAAATGAAAAAACCACAGAAGTAATCCAGGCTGCATTCCAGCATGCTAAATATCCAAGTATTCAGGGGGAGAAGTCAGTTCCATTCATGGGCAAGCTGAAGTATGGAATAAACAA TCTGGAGATCTACAATCTAACAATTGGAAAAAGTGAATTTGAGCTGCAGGAGAATGAAGGCATTGCCATCACTATCTCCAATGTATCTGTTGTTTTTAAGGGGACCATTACATATGAATACGGGAGCAGTCT CTTCTCACTAAGCCAGTCACTTGATTTTGACATTGAGTCCCAAAGTGATTTAGTCATCAGTTTTAAGCTAT actgtGGGAAAAGCAGAGTAGCTGCAGACACGTCTGATTGCTACCTTACTTTTCACAAGCTGCTACTCCTACTGCAAGGTGACCGAGA GCCTGGCTGGTTGAAAAAAGTGTTTACTAATTTCATCACTCTCACAGTAAAGCTGGTTGTAAAGGGGCAA ATATGTAAGGAAATAAACAAGGTGGCAAATATCCTGGCAGATTTTATTCAGGACACTGCAG AGCAGTTTTTGAGTAATGGAAACATCTCTGTGGATATTGGTATAACCTCTTCTCCCGTCATCACCACCAATTACATTGAGTCTTACCACAAG ggTCTAGTAAGCTATAATAGCAGCACCTCAGCGATCAAAGACTCTGTGTTTAAGCCAGAGCAGATTTCAGAGGACCGCAGCCTATACTTTTGGCTCTCTGATGTTTCCCTTGACACTCTAATAACGGCAGCATACCACGATGGACGATTCGTCAAAAACATCTCTAGAACAGAGCTCACT GACATGTTCCTGATACAGCTATCCATAGACAGGCCTAATTTAGTGAGCAAG TGGCTATTGTCTGAGGAACCGATGCTAAGAGCATGGAGTGCATCAGTGCCTCGTTTCTGGACGACACCGCAAGGCTCATCTGTCAGGGTAGTGGCTGCAGTGGAGCTCTCTTCAGCAAAGCAGGACAGTCCTGTGCTTTACTTTGAGACG GAAATGGAAGTATCTGTAAGAGCCTCTTATGCTGAAAAGAAAGTCATCCTGAAGGCCACACCAGTGTA TATATCTACATCAAACTTTTCCATCTCAGAAGGTGTTACTGAG AAGGGCTTAAGTGCTTATCTTCAGGAAGCTGTTGAGAAGATTGGGATCCCTAAAGTCGGATCCT ATCTAGaggcagcaacaacagcagtgATGGACAAGCAGGGCCTCAATCTATTTGACCTCATCAATCCGGAAGTAATACCATATAAT GGTTATGTCTTGGTGCAGATGGACTTTGGTTTCCCACAGCATCTACTGGTGGAGTTCCTCAAGGAGATGCTGGAGTAA
- the herpud1 gene encoding homocysteine-responsive endoplasmic reticulum-resident ubiquitin-like domain member 1 protein — MDSQVSEKETISVVIKTPNQVHGDQTIENVNINWTVQELKTHLARIYPSKPAEKDQRLIYSGKLLTDKLHLRDVFRKTDAVPTLHLVCALKPQLDFQQGARPKVKLAEQQPMLATASQAPSAPTVSSTDGLRQRGHPAPAAPTAAWPATGTGTSTSEPRPAAMTHPAFPTYTLYSPQQLLWLQHMYARQYYMQYQAAIAAAASVPVTPPTPLPVTPQQATVPAGLANQAPIDNLPANQNVPDPAFINPDGANQNMRMNAQGGPVMEDEEDVERDWLDWVYTASRFAVFLSIVYFYSNLSRFILVMSSLLLMYLHTAGWFPFRRRAQAQPPNHPAPEVIQNQQNQNQDRQEPVVPPAELEDGETDGDADVPPPITAVPVSPVRPSIIWTAWVFFKAFFASLVPEAPRAMAN; from the exons atggATTCCCAGGTCTCGGAAAAGGAGACGATTTCAGTTGTGATTAAAACGCCGAATCAAGTTCATGGTGATCAGACAATCGAAAATGTAAACATCAACTGGACGGTGCAAGAGCTGAAAACTCATCTGGCGAGAATTTATCCATCCAAACCG GCTGAAAAAGACCAGAGACTGATCTACTCAGGCAAACTGCTCACAGACAAGCTGCACCTCAGAGACGTGTTCAGGAAG ACAGATGCAGTACCCACTCTTCACCTTGTGTGTGCGCTTAAACCCCAGCTTGATTTTCAGCAGGGAGCCAGACCTAAG GTCAAACTAGCAGAGCAGCAGCCAATGCTAGCCACTGCCTCTCAAGCACCATCTGCGCCTACCGTGTCCTCTACTGATGGTCTCAGACAGCGCGGACACCCTGCCCCTGCTGCGCCGACTGCTGCATGGCCTGCCACAGGCACTGGCACAAGCACATCCGA GCCAAGACCAGCAGCGATGACCCATCCAGCCTTTCCTACATACACACTTTACAGCCCACAGCAACTCCTTTGGCTCCAGCATATGTACGCTCGGCAGTATTATATGCAGTA CCAAGCAGCTATTGCGGCCGCTGCCTCCGTTCCCGTCACACCTCCTACTCCACTACCCGTCACGCCGCAACAAGCCACAGTACCTGCAGGGCTAGCCAATCAGGCACCCATTGACAACctgccagccaatcagaatgttCCAGACCCTGCTTTTATCAACCCAGATGGAGCCAATCAGAACATGCGCATGAATGCACAGGGCGGGCCAGTgatggaggatgaagaggatgtGGAAAGAGACTGGCTGGATTGGGTTTACACCGCCTCTCGCTTCGCTGTGTTCCTGAGCATAGTTTACTTCTATTCCAACCTGAGTCGCTTCATCCTAGTGATGAGCAGCCTGCTCCTCATGTACCT GCACACTGCCGGCTGGTTCCCGTTCAGACGAAGAGCTCAGGCTCAACCTCCAAACCATCCAGCACCAGAGGTCATTCAGAACCAACAGAATCAGAACCAGGACAGACAAGAGCCG GTGGTGCCCCCTGCTGAATTGGAGGATGGTGAAACAGATGGGGATGCTGACGTTCCACCCCCCATAACTGCAGTTCCTGTGTCTCCAGTCCGACCCTCCATTATCTGGACAGCCTGGGTTTTCTTCAAAGCTTTCTTTGCCTCCCTAGTCCCTGAGGCCCCTCGGGCTATGGCTAACTGA
- the slc12a3 gene encoding solute carrier family 12 member 3, with protein sequence MHQSPAHTGFHSLMEDSLYNNEVINLTSFRGQYSVSPALNGGDTRRYTIEENGGYDLNGVTPRSSTVLSGYDTIDSPPSYDFYANTEVFGRTKKLRPSLFQLHSNHEEDSSPPPLYEETSGNKESPDEETAEPPPEPTRFGWVQGVMVRCMLNIWGVILYLRLPWITSQAGIGLTWVIILLSSCITGITGLSTSAIATNGKVKGGGTYFLISRSLGPELGGSIGLIFAFANAVAVAMHTVGFAETVQALMQESGTSMVDPLNDIRIIGVITVTCLLAISLAGMEWESKAQVLFFMVIMVSFANYIVGTIIPATPQKQAKGFYSYRADIFATNFVPSWRGPEGSFFGMFSIFFPSATGILAGANISGDLKDPNVAIPRGTMLAIFWTTMSYLIISATIGSCVVRDASGNLNDTLLISGPDVTDCVGIACKYGWNFSDCIANNTCTYGLSNNYQTMSMVSGFAPLIAAGIFGATLSSALACLVSAPKVFQCLCKDQLYPGIGFFGKGYGKNDEPYRSYLLTYIIAVCFILIAELNTIAPIISNFFLCSYALINFSCFHASITNSPGWRPSFRFYSKWASLVGAVVSVIIMFLLTWWAALIAIGIVFFLLGYVLYKKPSVNWGSSVQAGSYNMALSYCVGLNHVDDHIKNYRPQCLVLTGPPSLRPALVDFVGTFTKNQSLMMCGNVSVGSPSPDALDAANSSSHVAWLNKRGIKSFYRGVVADNLRSGAQILLQGAGLGRIRPNVLIMGFKKNWRKCPPTTIDNYIGILHDSFDLQYGVCVLRMKEGLDLSHQMQAHVNLGFEAAAEPGLDARPSMNTLDPESMLATPQPTTVFQSKQEKKTIDVYWLFDDGGLTLLLPYLLKRKKRWGRCKVRVFVGGEIQHVEEQKQELTALISKFRLGFHEIHVLPDINEKPQPEHVKKFEDLLAPYRAHAIQKNEEGGGQPTSNCPWIVSDEVVEKNTAKSLRQIRINEILQDYSRDASLIIVTLPIGRRGACPSALYMAWLETVSRDLRPPVLLVRGNQESVLTFYCQ encoded by the exons ATGCACCAGTCCCCAGCTCACACTGGCTTTCACTCACTCATGGAGGACTCACTGTATAATAATGAAGTGATCAACCTCACTTCATTCCGAGGCCAATACTCTGTCTCTCCAGCACTCAATGGTGGAGACACCCGGCGGTACACTATAGAGGAAAACGGTGGATATGACCTGAATGGAGTGACCCCACGTAGCTCTACTGTGCTGTCTGGATATGATACAATAGATTCTCCTCCTAGTTATGACTTTTATGCCAACACAGAGGTTTTTGGGAGAACAAAAAAATTAAGACCATCTCTCTTTCAGCTACACTCCAACCATGAG GAAGATAGCTCCCCACCTCCTCTGTATGAGGAGACGAGTGGTAACAAAGAGAGTCCTGATGAAGAGACAGCAGAACCTCCTCCTGAGCCCACTCGCTTTGGATGGGTACAGGGGGTCATG GTTCGTTGTATGCTCAACATCTGGGGAGTGATTCTGTACCTGAGGCTTCCCTGGATCACATCACAAGCTGGAATTG GTTTGACATGGGTCATTATCCTGCTTTCCTCCTGCATCACTGGGATCACTGGCCTCTCTACCTCCGCCATCGCTACCAATGGCAAAGTCAAAGGAG GTGGTACATATTTCCTAATCTCACGCAGTTTGGGTCCAGAGCTGGGAGGATCTATTGGACTAATCTTTGCCTTTGCTAATGCAGTAGCTGTGGCTATGCACACCGTAGGCTTTGCTGAGACTGTTCAAGCACTAATGCAG GAGAGTGGTACAAGCATGGTAGACCCCCTCAATGACATCCGCATCATTGGTGTAATCACTGTCACCTGTCTGCTAGCAATTTCATTAGCTGGTATGGAGTGGGAGTCCAAG GCCCAGGTTTTGTTCTTCATGGTTATCATGGTTTCCTTCGCAAACTACATTGTTGGTACCATCATCCCTGCCACTCCTCAGAAACAAGCTAAAGGCTTCTACAGCTacagag CGGATATTTTTGCAACTAATTTTGTGCCCAGCTGGCGTGGGCCAGAAGGCAGCTTCTTTGGCATGTTCTCCATCTTCTTTCCCTCAGCCACAGGCATTCTTGCAGGAGCCAATATTTCTGGAGATCTGAAG GACCCAAATGTAGCTATACCCCGTGGCACAATGCTGGCTATTTTCTGGACCACCATGTCTTATCTCATCATCTCTGCTACCATTG GCTCATGTGTAGTGCGTGATGCTTCTGGTAATCTCAATGACACTCTTCTAATCAGTGGGCCAGATGTTACAGACTGCGTGGGGATTGCCTGTAAATATGGCTGGAACTTCAGCGACTGCATTGCCAACAATACCTGCACTTATGGCCTTAGCAATAACTACCAA ACCATGAGTATGGTGTCTGGATTTGCACCCCTGATTGCAGCAGGTATATTTGGAGCTACTTTGTCCTCTGCTCTAGCTTGCCTGGTTTCAGCCCCCAAAGTATTTCAG TGTCTTTGCAAGGACCAGTTGTATCCAGGGATAGGTTTTTTTGGAAAGGGCTATGGAAAGAATGATGAGCCATACAGGAGCTACCTCCTAACCTACATCATCGCTGTATGCTTCATTCTCATTG CTGAGCTAAACACTATTGCTCCAATCATCTCCAACTTTTTCCTGTGCTCCTACGCTCTCATCAACTTCAGCTGTTTCCATGCCTCCATCACCAACTCTCCAG gttggcgTCCCTCATTTCGGTTCTACAGTAAGTGGGCGTCTCTGGTGGGTGCTGTGGTGTCAGTGATCATCATGTTCTTGCTCACCTGGTGGGCTGCTCTAATTGCCATTGGGATAGTGTTCTTCCTACTGGGATATGTGCTCTACAAGAAGCCCT CTGTAAATTGGGGTTCCTCTGTGCAGGCGGGCTCATATAACATGGCACTGTCCTACTGTGTGGGTCTCAACCATGTAGATGACCACATAAAGAATTACAG gCCACAGTGTCTGGTTCTTACTGGGCCTCCCAGTTTGCGTCCAGCTCTGGTGGACTTTGTAGGTACCTTCACCAAGAACCAGAGTCTGATGATGTGTGGAAATGTCTCTGTA GGAAGTCCATCACCCGATGCTCTGGATGCCGCCAACAGCAGCAGTCATGTGGCATGGCTCAACAAGCGAGGCATCAAATCTTTCTATCGTGGAGTAGTTGCTGATAACCTGCGCTCTGGAGCACAGATATTGCTGCAG GGTGCAGGTCTGGGTCGCATTCGACCAAATGTCTTGATAATGGGATTTAAGAAGAACTGGCGCAAATGTCCACCAACTACTATTGATAATTACATAGGCATTTTACA CGATTCCTTTGACCTGCAATATGGCGTATGTGTCCTTCGGATGAAAGAAGGACTTGATTTATCTCATCAGATGCAAGCACATG TAAACCTAGGATTTGAGGCAGCTGCAGAGCCCGGGCTTGATGCAAGACCTTCTATGAACACAC TGGACCCAGAATCGATGTTGGCTACTCCTCAACCCACCACTGTGTTTCAGTCCAAACAGGAAAAGAAGACCATTGATGTGTACTGGCTGtttgatgatggag GTCTGACTCTATTGTTGCCCTACCTTCTGAAGCGGAAGAAGCGCTGGGGCAGGTGTAAAGTAAGAGTGTTCGTTGGAGGTGAAATTCAACATGTTGAGGAACAAAAGCAAGA GCTCACAGCTCTCATCAGCAAGTTTCGCCTCGGCTTCCACGAGATCCACGTTCTTCCCGACATCAATGAGAAACCACAACCAGAACA TGTTAAAAAATTTGAGGACCTTCTAGCACCTTATAGGGCACATGCTATCCAAAAGAATGAGGAAGGAGGGGGTCAGCCAACCAGCAACTGCCCATGGATAGTGTCAGATGAGGTAGTGGAGAAAAATACAGCGAAG TCCTTAAGACAGATCCGTATTAATGAAATCCTACAAGACTATTCCAGGGATGCATCTTTGATTATTGT AACCTTGCCCATAGGTCGGAGAGGAGCATGTCCTAGTGCTCTTTACATGGCCTGGCTGGAAACAGTATCACGTGACCTGCGACCTCCGGTGCTGCTTGTCAGAGGCAACCAAGAGAGTGTACTCACTTTCTATTGCCAGTGA